A genome region from Bradyrhizobium sp. WSM1417 includes the following:
- a CDS encoding nuclear transport factor 2 family protein codes for MTDPIIIARRYIDLWNERAAGRRRELLSQNWTADASYVDPLMKGDGHDGVDALIAGVQQRFPDFKFKLIGEPNGYGDHVRFSWGLGPDGIDSPIKGTDFAVLKDGRIRSITGFLDQVPAGA; via the coding sequence ATGACCGACCCCATCATCATCGCCCGCCGCTACATCGATCTCTGGAACGAGCGTGCAGCCGGCCGCCGGCGCGAACTGCTGAGCCAGAACTGGACGGCGGATGCGAGCTATGTCGACCCCCTGATGAAGGGGGATGGCCATGACGGCGTCGATGCGCTGATCGCAGGCGTGCAGCAGCGCTTCCCCGATTTCAAGTTCAAGCTGATCGGCGAGCCCAACGGCTACGGCGACCATGTCCGCTTCAGTTGGGGCCTTGGTCCTGATGGCATCGACAGCCCGATCAAGGGGACGGATTTCGCCGTGCTGAAGGACGGCCGCATCAGGAGCATCACGGGATTTCTGGACCAGGTGCCCGCAGGCGCGTGA
- a CDS encoding RidA family protein, with the protein MSIQRLETGPRMSQVVVHGNTVYLAGVVANNAAGESVTKQTQDILATIDSHLAKAGTDKSKLLSATIYITDMKTFGEMNAVWDAWVSPGNTPARATVEAKLAAAQYTVEIMVTAAK; encoded by the coding sequence ATGAGCATTCAGCGTCTTGAAACCGGCCCGCGCATGAGCCAGGTCGTCGTGCACGGCAACACCGTCTATCTCGCCGGAGTCGTCGCCAACAACGCCGCCGGCGAAAGTGTGACGAAGCAGACCCAGGACATCCTGGCGACCATCGACAGCCATCTCGCCAAGGCCGGCACCGACAAGTCGAAGCTGCTCTCGGCCACGATCTACATCACCGACATGAAGACGTTTGGCGAGATGAACGCGGTGTGGGACGCCTGGGTCTCGCCCGGCAACACGCCGGCACGCGCCACCGTCGAAGCCAAGCTCGCGGCAGCCCAATACACCGTCGAAATCATGGTCACCGCGGCGAAGTAA
- a CDS encoding PHB depolymerase family esterase, translating into MMRRMRIAAFVAALAAASAASADTIDIDGVKRSYTVQLPAKRLVPLVVVLHGKTQRGADMMTRTAWPQVAKREGFAVVFPDGLNHAWADARTKAGPALRGPPAGTDDVAFIAKLVEKQVASGTADPRRVYVTGISNGGAMAMTLVCARADLFAAAASVSMNLTDEAAVTCHPSRSLPMLLMNGTADPLVPYEGGRGSNYYAADGFWSTDETLAFWRKLNGCETDSADTTELPDRAPADQSTVTRISSRCPGGHDVVLYRINQGGHRMPGFSPDARFPKVAASLLGSQNGDIDAAETIWTFFGQFP; encoded by the coding sequence ATGATGCGGCGGATGCGCATCGCGGCGTTTGTTGCGGCTTTGGCCGCCGCCTCGGCTGCGTCCGCCGATACGATCGACATCGACGGCGTGAAGCGGTCCTACACTGTGCAACTACCGGCGAAGCGGCTCGTGCCGCTCGTGGTCGTGCTGCACGGCAAGACCCAGCGCGGCGCCGACATGATGACGCGGACGGCGTGGCCGCAGGTCGCAAAGCGCGAAGGGTTTGCCGTGGTCTTTCCTGATGGCCTCAACCACGCATGGGCCGATGCGAGGACCAAGGCGGGACCGGCGCTCCGTGGCCCGCCCGCCGGCACCGACGACGTCGCCTTCATCGCAAAGCTCGTCGAGAAGCAGGTGGCGAGCGGCACCGCCGATCCTCGCCGCGTCTATGTCACTGGCATCTCCAATGGCGGCGCCATGGCGATGACGCTGGTCTGCGCCCGGGCCGATCTGTTTGCTGCCGCTGCGAGCGTGAGCATGAACCTCACCGATGAGGCCGCAGTGACGTGCCATCCGTCGCGGTCGCTGCCGATGCTGCTGATGAACGGCACCGCCGATCCGCTGGTCCCCTACGAGGGCGGCCGCGGATCGAACTATTACGCCGCAGACGGGTTCTGGTCCACCGACGAGACGCTTGCGTTCTGGCGCAAGCTCAACGGCTGCGAGACCGATAGTGCCGACACGACCGAATTGCCCGACAGGGCGCCTGCAGACCAGTCCACGGTGACACGGATCTCCTCGCGCTGTCCTGGAGGGCACGACGTCGTGCTTTATCGCATCAATCAAGGCGGTCACCGCATGCCCGGATTTTCTCCGGATGCCCGCTTCCCGAAGGTCGCCGCCAGCTTGCTCGGATCGCAGAACGGCGACATCGACGCCGCCGAGACGATCTGGACGTTCTTCGGCCAGTTTCCTTGA